The proteins below come from a single Rosa rugosa chromosome 2, drRosRugo1.1, whole genome shotgun sequence genomic window:
- the LOC133732304 gene encoding histone H2B-like, translated as MAPKAEKKPAEKKPAEEKKSTVAEKAPAEKKPKAGKKLPKEAGAAAGDKKKKRNKKSVETYKIYIFKVLKQVHPDIGISSKAMGIMNSFINDIFEKLAQESSKLARYNKKPTITSREIQTAVRLVLPGELAKHAVSEGTKAVTKFTTEKKPAEKKPAEKAPAAEKAPAEKKPKAGKKLPKEAGAAAGDKKKKRNKKSVETYKIYIFKVLKQVHPDIGISSKAMGIMNSFINDIFEKLAQESSKLARYNKKPTITSREIQTAVRLVLPGELAKHAVSEGTKAVTKFTST; from the exons ATGGCGCCCAAAGCTGAGAAGAAGCCCGCCGAGAAGAAGCCGGCAGAGGAGAAGAAGTCCACCGTGGCCGAGAAGGCCCCGGCAGAGAAGAAGCCCAAGGCCGGCAAGAAGCTCCCCAAGGAGGCCGGAGCCGCCGCTGgagacaagaagaagaagaggaacaaGAAGAGCGTAGAGACCTACAAGATCTACATCTTCAAGGTCCTCAAGCAGGTCCACCCTGACATCGGGATCTCCAGCAAGGCCATGGGCATCATGAACAGCTTCATCAACGACATCTTTGAGAAGCTGGCTCAGGAGTCGTCGAAGCTCGCAAGGTACAACAAGAAGCCGACGATTACTTCTCGGGAGATCCAGACTGCTGTCAGGCTTGTGCTTCCCGGTGAATTGGCCAAGCACGCCGTTTCTGAGGGAACAAAGGCGGTGACCAAGTTCACCA CTGAGAAGAAGCCCGCCGAGAAGAAGCCGGCCGAGAAGGCCCCCGCCGCCGAGAAGGCCCCGGCCGAGAAGAAGCCCAAGGCCGGAAAGAAGCTCCCCAAGGAGGCCGGAGCCGCCGCCGgagacaagaagaagaagaggaacaaGAAGAGCGTGGAGACCTACAAGATCTACATCTTCAAGGTCCTCAAGCAGGTCCACCCTGACATCGGGATCTCCAGCAAGGCCATGGGCATCATGAACAGCTTCATCAACGACATCTTTGAGAAGCTGGCTCAGGAGTCGTCGAAGCTCGCAAGGTACAACAAGAAGCCGACGATTACTTCTCGGGAGATCCAGACTGCTGTCAGGCTTGTGCTTCCTGGTGAATTGGCCAAGCACGCCGTTTCTGAGGGAACAAAGGCGGTGACCAAGTTCACCAGCACTTAG
- the LOC133732728 gene encoding histone H3.2, with product MARTKQTARKSTGGKAPRKQLATKAARKSAPATGGVKKPHRFRPGTVALREIRKYQKSTELLIRKLPFQRLVREIAQDFKTDLRFQSSAVAALQEAAEAYLVGLFEDTNLCAIHAKRVTIMPKDIQLARRIRGERA from the coding sequence ATGGCCCGTACCAAGCAAACCGCCCGAAAATCCACCGGTGGAAAGGCTCCACGTAAGCAGCTGGCCACCAAGGCCGCCCGGAAGTCTGCTCCGGCGACCGGAGGAGTGAAGAAGCCCCATCGTTTCAGGCCCGGAACTGTCGCCCTCAGGGAGATCAGGAAGTACCAGAAGAGCACTGAGCTTCTGATCCGCAAGCTTCCATTCCAGAGGCTTGTGAGGGAGATTGCTCAGGATTTCAAGACTGACCTTCGGTTCCAGAGCAGCGCCGTGGCTGCGCTTCAAGAGGCGGCGGAGGCTTACTTGGTGGGTCTGTTTGAGGACACCAATCTGTGTGCCATTCATGCCAAGAGAGTGACCATTATGCCCAAGGATATTCAGCTTGCCAGGAGGATTAGGGGCGAGAGGGCTTGA
- the LOC133734392 gene encoding putative pentatricopeptide repeat-containing protein At5g59900: MKLTRPHRPLPNPLIHSKPRNLSTSSNSNPKDNDENDDPHFISNLSDVVRGKQSWRIAFSDPFISSSLKPHHVEKVLIQNVRNPRLALRFFNFLGLHKSFNHSTASFCILIHALVQCSLFWPATSLLQTLLLRGLNPNEVFRSLLNSYKKFNCGSSLGFDLLVQNYVQNKRVLDGVVVVRLMRECKMVPEVRTLNALLNGLVRIRHFNMVLQLFDELVNVGLRPDAYMYTVVVRSLCELKDLHKANEVIRYVESNGCELSVVTYNVLIHGLCKSQRVWEAVEIKNSLSRKGLKADMVTYCTLVLGLCKVQEFEVGVELMKEMIQLGFVPSAAALSGLMEGLRRKGKIGDAFDLVNRMGEVGVVPNLFAYNALINSLCKDGKLDEAELLFDNMRTKGLFPNDVTYSILIDSFCRRGILDTAHCYFNKMINARIRLTVYPYNSLISGECKFGKLSVAESLFSEMMSRSVEPTVVTYTSLISGYCKGGELQKAFTLYHEMMGRGIAPNTYTFSAIISGLCRASMMAEASKFFDEMVERGIMPNEVTYNLLIDGYCREGNITRAFELLDEMLKRGLLPDTYTYRPLISGLCSTSGVSEAKKFVDDLHKKNYKLNEMCYSALLYGYCKEGRLYDALGACRDMSERGVDMDLVCYAILICGALKQQDTRQLFGLINEMHSQGLRPDNVIYTSMIDAYGKTGKLDKAFGLWDIMVGEGCSPNVVTYTALIYGLCKAGCIDKAELLCKDMLVGDALPNHVTYGCFLDHFSKEGSMEKAVQLHNTMLAGFSANTATYNILIRGFCKMGKFHEASELLLEMTNNGVYPDCITYSTFIFEYCRMGNLLEAVRLWDVMLDRGLKPDILAYNFLIYGCCVTGELTKAFELRDDMMRRGLKPNQVTYNTLSRGTCLTR, from the coding sequence ATGAAGCTCACTCGTCCGCATCGTCCCCTCCCAAACCCTCTCATTCACTCTAAACCCAGAAATCTCAGTACCTCTTCCAATTCAAACCCCAAAGATAATGACGAAAACGACGACCCCCACTTCATTTCCAACCTATCCGACGTCGTTCGAGGGAAGCAGAGCTGGAGAATCGCCTTCAGCGACCCCTTCATTTCGAGCTCGTTAAAACCCCACCACGTCGAGAAGGTTCTGATCCAGAACGTAAGGAATCCCAGGTTAGCCTTGCGCTTCTTTAATTTTCTGGGCTTGCATAAATCCTTCAACCACTCAACGGCGTCGTTTTGCATTCTGATTCACGCCCTCGTTCAGTGTAGCCTCTTTTGGCCTGCCACCTCGCTTTTACAGACCCTCTTGCTTCGTGGGTTAAACCCAAATGAGGTTTTTCGGTCCCTTTTGAATTCATATAAGAAATTTAATTGCGGGTCgagtttgggttttgatttgttgGTGCAAAACTATGTGCAAAATAAGAGAGTGTTGGATGGTGTTGTGGTTGTGAGGTTGATGAGGGAGTGTAAAATGGTGCCTGAAGTTAGAACCTTGAATGCTCTTTTAAATGGGTTGGTGAGAATTAGGCATTTCAATATGGTTTTGCAGCTGTTTGATGAGTTGGTCAATGTTGGTCTTCGGCCGGATGCTTATATGTACACTGTGGTGGTTAGGAGTTTGTGTGAGTTGAAGGATTTGCATAAGGCTAATGAAGTGATTCGGTACGTGGAATCAAATGGGTGTGAGTTGAGTGTTGTTACGTATAATGTGTTGATTCATGGACTCTGCAAGAGCCAGAGAGTTTGGGAGGCGGTAGAAATCAAGAATTCATTGAGTCGAAAGGGATTGAAAGCGGATATGGTTACTTATTGTACATTGGTGCTTGGGTTGTGTAAAGTGCAAGAATTTGAGGTTGGTGTGGAGCTAATGAAGGAAATGATTCAGCTGGGGTTTGTCCCAAGTGCAGCTGCTCTTTCGGGTCTTATGGAGGGATTGAGGAGGAAGGGGAAGATTGGAGATGCTTTTGATTTAGTGAACAGAATGGGAGAAGTTGGGGTGGTGCCTAATTTGTTTGCTTATAATGCATTGATCAATTCTTTGTGTAAAGACGGTAAGCTGGATGAGGCAGAATTACTCTTTGACAACATGAGGACGAAGGGTTTATTTCCCAATGATGTTACATATTCTATTTTGATTGATTCATTCTGTCGAAGGGGAATATTGGACACTGCACATTGTTATTTTAATAAAATGATCAATGCTAGGATTAGATTAACTGTATATCCCTACAATTCTTTGATAAGTGGGGAGTGCAAGTTTGGAAAGTTGAGTGTGGCGGAATCTCTCTTCAGTGAGATGATGAGTAGAAGTGTGGAACCAACTGTTGTTACTTATACGTCACTGATAAGTGGATACTGTAAAGGAGGAGAACTGCAGAAGGCATTTACACTGTATCATGAAATGATGGGAAGAGGCATTGCACCAAACACTTATACCTTCTCTGCAATTATTTCAGGTCTTTGTCGTGCAAGCATGATGGCTGAAGCAAGTAAATTCTTTGATGAAATGGTGGAAAGGGGCATTATGCCAAACGAGGTGACATACAATCTTTTGATTGATGGGTACTGTAGGGAAGGTAACATTACTAGAGCTTTTGAGTTGCTTGATGAAATGCTCAAAAGGGGTCTTCTACCGGacacatatacatatagacCCTTAATAAGTGGTCTTTGTTCCACGAGTGGAGTGTCCGAAGCCAAAAAGTTTGTAGATGACCTTCACAAGAAGAATTATAAGTTAAATGAGATGTGCTACAGTGCACTGCTATATGGTTATTGCAAGGAAGGAAGATTATATGATGCATTAGGTGCCTGTCGTGACATGAGTGAAAGAGGAGTAGACATGGATCTGGTGTGTTATGCCATACTCATCTGTGGAGCTTTGAAACAACAGGATACCCGACAATTATTTGGTCTCATAAACGAGATGCATAGTCAAGGATTGAGGCCTGATAATGTAATCTATACAAGTATGATTGATGCATATGGGAAAACAGGAAAACTTGATAAGGCATTTGGACTTTGGGATATAATGGTTGGTGAAGGATGCTCTCCTAATGTTGTAACATACACAGCCTTGATCTATGGATTATGTAAGGCAGGCTGTATTGATAAAGCCGAGCTTCTTTGCAAGGATATGCTCGTCGGTGATGCCCTTCCCAATCATGTCACATATGGTTGTTTCCTAGATCACTTCAGCAAAGAAGGTAGCATGGAGAAAGCTGTGCAACTGCACAACACCATGCTTGCTGGGTTCTCAGCCAATACTGCCACATACAATATACTTATAAGGGGTTTCTGCAAAATGGGTAAGTTTCATGAAGCTTCAGAACTCTTGCTTGAGATGACAAACAATGGTGTTTACCCCGATTGCATCACCTATTCAACATTTATCTTTGAGTATTGTAGGATGGGCAATTTGCTAGAAGCTGTTAGGTTGTGGGATGTTATGCTAGATAGGGGTCTGAAGCCTGATATTCTAGCATATAACTTTTTGATATATGGTTGCTGTGTCACTGGAGAACTAACCAAGGCTTTTGAGTTGCGTGATGACATGATGAGAAGAGGGCTGAAGCCAAATCAAGTTACATATAACACACTAAGTCGTGGAACTTGCCTTACTAGGTAA
- the LOC133734064 gene encoding actin-depolymerizing factor 2-like codes for MANAASGFAVDDDCKIKFLDLKAKRTYRFIVFKIEEKQKQVIVEKLGEPAQSYEDFTASLPADECRYAVYDFDFVTAENCQKSRIFFIAWSPDTSRVRNKMIYASSKDRFKRELDGIQIELQATDPTEMDLDVIRSRAS; via the exons ATG GCCAATGCGGCATCGGGATTTGCTGTGGAtgatgattgcaaaataaagttCTTGGACTTGAAGGCCAAACGAACTTACCGCTTCATAGTATTCAAGATTGaggagaagcagaagcaggtgatTGTGGAGAAATTAGGTGAGCCAGCTCAAAGCTATGAAGACTTCACCGCAAGTCTTCCTGCTGATGAATGCAGATATGCTGTCTATGATTTTGACTTTGTGACTGCTGAAAACTGTCAGAAAAGCAGGATTTTCTTCATTGCATG GTCCCCTGATACATCAAGGGTGAGAAACAAGATGATTTATGCAAGCTCGAAGGACAGGTTCAAGAGAGAATTGGATGGTATCCAAATAGAGCTGCAGGCCACTGACCCAACTGAGATGGATCTTGATGTTATTAGAAGTCGTGCCAGCTAA
- the LOC133733392 gene encoding DNA-directed RNA polymerase III subunit RPC8, translating into MFYRSRIEHSLRLPPSLLSLRLQDAVKGELEKLFLDKVISNLGLCISVYDIQSIKDHFILPNDGHPTLTVVFTLITFRPFVGEIITAKVIESTANGLRLSLGFFDDIYIPTHRFPTPCHKKDDSKKNVVLWYWKPSDDEFSIDMKDQIRFQVESVNYPKIPIEQPENSKPFAPMEVKGSIDFDGLGPVHWWQDVDEEAS; encoded by the exons ATGTTCTACCGTAGCCGAATTGAGCACTCATTACGTCTGCCTCCTTCTCTGCTTAGCCTTCGTCTACAAGATGCAGTTAAGGGAGAGCTTGAGAAGCTATTCTTAGATAAG GTTATCTCGAATTTGGGACTTTGCATTTCTGTCTATGATATCCAATCCATTAAAGATCACTTCATCTTACCAAATGATGGTCATCCAACTCTAACG GTGGTGTTCACACTGATTACGTTTCGTCCATTTGTGGGAGAGATAATTACTGCAAAAGTCATAGAGTCTACTGCCAATGGTTTACGTT TGTCACTGGGATTTTTTGATGATATTTATATACCGACTCATCGTTTTCCTACACCATGCCACAAGAAGGATGACTCAAAAAA GAATGTTGTCTTATGGTATTGGAAGCCTTCTGATGATGAATTTTCAATTGATATGAAGGACCAG ATACGATTCCAGGTTGAAAGTGTAAACTATCCTAAAATTCCAATTGAGCAGCCAGAAAACTCAAAACCATTTGCCCCTATGGAGGTTAAA GGGTCAATTGATTTTGATGGTTTAGGGCCTGTTCATTGGTGGCAAGATGTAGATGAAGAAGCTTCTTAA